A genomic window from Pseudoalteromonas piratica includes:
- a CDS encoding ATP-binding protein yields MLDLNTLYVVGGVVLLLSWFISFQVWRENKNVDGAFTNLLLPSLMLIALINYSLYLYRIVDIKAGIASLIVLICSILSIHVLQRFFAINSNIIKLFNLTTICCVIMFAWYTYGEPDIHNRLVIFNFQRFLEGVVMLWVFASIDTSNHRFAKHIYYCHAAIFIIIYPVRTYYLVPLEATEIFSDTWFAIGAMVTGILSPLLYALGMAYLCSERKALHFSELKDKAQQDAELRGLFLSTMSHEIRTPLNGIMGSAQLILNQSPNAKVKPYCEAIINSSESLNLLIGKVLDYARLEQNTESGTEEDIELTPWLENLCLLYRPLAQQKRIDFQLNNHLQSKACYYFDQQSVRQVLINLLGNAIKFTDNGQVILTIEVLEKAPLEHVLRFTVSDSGPGIAASEIAQLKEPYVQSEAGKVKGGTGLGLAISERLLNKMNSELTIESTLGQGSQFSFDIRFSLGELSLVEQSKVSADTLTGLNVLLVEDLPLNQKLALEFMAMDQHAVTLASTGQEAIDMVKTNTFDLILLDMNLPDFSGQDVVKKLANSQHKNSHTPILAFTASLSPDEVKEYLALGIKDIVGKPIRLEKLRQAIFNSQQQAYSQSNQQIDDVLFDASAADSLSASFAQEEFNAIYDEFIMSLRDKLARCENNYEKQTDETIRILHRLASTALQLGFNRFGLALKQCERDLLNNTLTFNSDLLKKLWQESLTSYLEYARQQL; encoded by the coding sequence ATGCTTGATTTAAATACTCTTTACGTCGTTGGTGGCGTTGTTTTATTACTTTCTTGGTTTATCAGCTTTCAAGTGTGGCGTGAAAATAAAAATGTAGATGGTGCTTTTACCAATCTATTATTGCCAAGCTTAATGCTGATCGCGCTTATCAATTATTCGCTGTATCTCTACCGCATCGTCGATATTAAAGCAGGCATAGCGAGTTTAATTGTATTGATTTGCTCAATTCTCAGTATTCATGTACTGCAACGCTTCTTTGCTATTAACAGCAACATCATCAAACTCTTCAATCTAACGACCATTTGCTGCGTGATCATGTTTGCATGGTATACCTATGGCGAACCCGATATTCACAACCGCCTGGTTATCTTTAATTTTCAACGCTTTTTAGAAGGCGTGGTAATGCTCTGGGTTTTTGCCAGTATTGATACTTCAAATCATCGCTTTGCAAAACACATTTATTATTGCCACGCTGCTATTTTTATTATCATTTATCCTGTGCGAACTTATTATTTGGTGCCACTCGAAGCGACAGAAATTTTTAGTGATACCTGGTTTGCAATTGGCGCTATGGTGACGGGCATTTTGAGCCCGCTACTTTATGCCCTCGGCATGGCGTACTTATGTAGTGAACGTAAGGCCTTACACTTTTCAGAGTTAAAAGATAAAGCTCAGCAAGATGCTGAGCTCAGAGGGCTATTTTTATCTACGATGAGTCATGAAATTCGCACGCCGTTAAATGGCATTATGGGCAGCGCACAACTGATTTTAAATCAATCGCCCAATGCTAAGGTGAAGCCGTATTGTGAGGCTATTATCAACTCATCCGAATCACTTAATCTATTGATAGGCAAAGTGCTCGACTACGCAAGGTTAGAACAAAATACTGAATCAGGCACCGAAGAAGATATTGAACTAACCCCATGGTTAGAAAACCTGTGTCTGCTCTATCGACCGTTAGCACAACAAAAGCGTATTGATTTTCAGCTTAATAACCACCTGCAAAGTAAAGCATGTTATTACTTTGATCAGCAAAGTGTGAGGCAAGTCCTAATTAATTTACTTGGAAATGCCATTAAATTTACCGATAACGGCCAAGTTATCTTAACCATCGAAGTATTGGAAAAAGCGCCGCTTGAACATGTGTTGCGATTTACTGTTTCAGATTCAGGTCCCGGTATCGCAGCCTCAGAGATAGCGCAACTCAAAGAGCCTTATGTGCAAAGTGAAGCTGGTAAAGTTAAGGGTGGAACAGGACTAGGGTTAGCAATTAGTGAGCGCCTACTTAACAAAATGAACAGTGAGCTTACTATCGAAAGTACACTTGGCCAGGGTAGTCAGTTCAGCTTCGATATTCGCTTCAGTTTAGGCGAGTTGAGTTTAGTTGAGCAAAGTAAAGTCAGTGCTGACACGCTTACAGGGTTAAATGTTTTACTAGTAGAAGACTTACCACTTAACCAAAAGTTGGCGCTAGAGTTTATGGCAATGGATCAGCATGCTGTTACCCTCGCCAGCACCGGCCAAGAAGCAATCGACATGGTAAAAACCAATACCTTTGACCTGATTTTGCTGGATATGAATTTACCTGACTTCTCAGGACAAGATGTGGTCAAAAAGCTCGCCAATTCTCAACATAAAAACAGCCACACGCCTATTCTCGCTTTCACTGCGAGCTTGAGTCCTGATGAAGTTAAAGAATATTTAGCCCTCGGCATTAAAGATATTGTCGGAAAACCTATTCGCCTCGAAAAATTGCGCCAAGCAATCTTTAACTCGCAACAGCAAGCATATTCACAAAGCAACCAGCAAATAGATGATGTTCTATTTGATGCTTCTGCGGCTGATAGCTTGAGTGCTTCTTTCGCACAGGAAGAGTTCAATGCAATTTACGATGAGTTTATTATGTCGCTGCGTGATAAACTTGCTCGTTGCGAAAATAATTATGAAAAACAAACTGATGAAACAATTCGGATTTTGCATCGCTTAGCAAGCACCGCATTACAGTTAGGCTTTAACCGATTTGGTCTTGCACTCAAACAGTGTGAACGTGATTTACTAAATAATACGTTAACTTTTAATAGTGATTTGCTGAAAAAGTTATGGCAGGAAAGCCTTACCAGTTATTTAGAGTATGCACGCCAACAATTATAA
- a CDS encoding TonB-dependent receptor plug domain-containing protein → MRFASYSKINNQTLLTCSLLLAINSSFIHANENNDLFDLSLEQLINVEVSSASLTKEALSEAPVPVTVITANMIKQSGARNIKDLLLAYVPNMTHVEDQNEQNIAARGVFTSSQQKILFLIDGHRLNSRSYSMASPDYAISLDKIKQIEVLRGPSSSIYGNVALTATVNIILKSGRELSQSKLAITAGNQGHKQASLTFGKSEAHWDLLAWAQYFSAQGSNKNIAPKANYSPQPREDGFARIGAFEDNASYDIGAKLTYQNWHFFANTRSAHYIEPFSAGGISGEAYNYNTIRKHAGTGPGLGYKASHLNISHIDTLADWQWHQEMYFDENEIDSVVVTSPAIDQAASVGWQEYSSGLLTHLSKRIDKFDYLFGMQFDHMRVTDSHFAVTLRGSDYVSADQQVPLINTGSESIYSAFAQVKYSFSQHWLANIGARFDQKSRAGSDNINDLSPRLAIIYQGEDGYNFKASYATSFVDATYWNRFSTLNSFRGAQTLKPEKLSSLQFTPSIKLAEHQFYGAVNLFYNQLDDFIFRDNNAGVDEPNYSNAGELTTWGIELESRLSKRNMTWHATVGYQAVIDSERFATTGDEINNVPSLTANLITSWQVNDNADASLTVRFISEQQLPIHIISNGQEIIDPYPDEGVSFNEPDNTVDDVILIDTAINYKVFDNFSISLTAHNLLDADYQQGGTTLHPYPQAGRNVRATLSYLF, encoded by the coding sequence ATGCGATTCGCTAGTTACAGTAAAATTAATAATCAAACATTGTTAACATGCAGCTTATTACTCGCCATAAACTCATCATTTATTCACGCCAACGAAAATAATGATTTATTTGACCTCTCACTCGAGCAATTAATTAATGTTGAAGTCTCTTCTGCTTCCCTTACCAAAGAGGCGTTAAGCGAAGCCCCGGTACCTGTCACTGTAATTACCGCCAATATGATAAAACAATCGGGGGCGCGTAATATTAAAGACTTATTGCTCGCCTATGTGCCGAATATGACACATGTGGAAGATCAAAATGAGCAAAACATTGCAGCAAGAGGCGTGTTTACTTCCTCACAGCAGAAAATTTTATTCTTAATTGATGGCCATCGTCTAAATAGCAGAAGCTATTCTATGGCTTCTCCAGATTACGCCATCAGCCTTGATAAAATTAAACAAATTGAAGTTTTACGTGGTCCTTCAAGTTCCATTTATGGCAATGTTGCACTAACAGCAACCGTTAATATTATTTTAAAGTCTGGTAGAGAGCTATCTCAGTCAAAATTAGCCATTACTGCAGGTAATCAAGGTCATAAACAAGCAAGCCTTACCTTTGGAAAAAGTGAAGCGCATTGGGATTTGCTGGCTTGGGCGCAATATTTTTCAGCTCAAGGCAGCAATAAAAACATAGCGCCGAAAGCGAACTACTCACCACAACCTCGCGAAGATGGCTTTGCGCGAATTGGCGCATTTGAAGATAACGCGAGTTATGATATTGGCGCAAAACTCACCTATCAAAACTGGCATTTTTTCGCCAATACTCGGAGCGCTCACTACATAGAACCTTTTTCAGCTGGCGGGATCAGCGGTGAAGCATACAATTATAACACCATCCGAAAACATGCTGGTACAGGACCAGGCTTAGGTTATAAAGCCAGCCACCTTAATATCTCTCATATAGATACGCTCGCTGATTGGCAGTGGCATCAAGAAATGTATTTTGATGAAAACGAAATTGACTCGGTCGTTGTGACGTCTCCTGCAATAGATCAAGCGGCCAGCGTAGGTTGGCAAGAATATTCATCTGGCCTTCTAACTCATCTGAGTAAGCGCATTGATAAGTTCGACTACCTTTTTGGAATGCAGTTTGATCATATGAGAGTGACTGACTCTCATTTTGCCGTGACTTTACGTGGCAGTGATTATGTATCAGCTGATCAGCAAGTGCCTTTAATAAACACCGGCAGTGAGTCTATTTATTCTGCATTTGCGCAAGTTAAGTACAGCTTTTCACAGCATTGGCTGGCAAATATTGGCGCCCGTTTCGATCAAAAAAGCCGCGCCGGTAGCGATAACATTAATGATTTAAGTCCTCGCCTTGCAATTATATACCAAGGAGAAGACGGTTATAATTTTAAAGCATCTTATGCAACCTCATTTGTAGATGCCACTTATTGGAATCGTTTTAGTACCTTAAACTCATTCCGAGGCGCACAAACTCTTAAACCTGAAAAGCTCTCATCACTGCAGTTCACACCAAGTATTAAACTTGCTGAACACCAATTTTACGGCGCCGTAAACCTGTTTTATAACCAACTGGATGACTTTATTTTCCGTGACAATAATGCTGGCGTAGATGAACCGAATTACTCTAATGCAGGTGAATTAACGACCTGGGGCATTGAATTAGAGTCTCGATTAAGCAAGCGAAATATGACTTGGCATGCAACAGTCGGTTATCAAGCAGTCATTGATTCTGAACGTTTTGCCACAACAGGCGACGAAATCAATAATGTACCCAGCTTGACTGCCAACTTAATCACTAGCTGGCAAGTAAATGATAACGCAGATGCCAGTCTTACTGTGCGCTTTATTAGTGAACAGCAATTGCCAATACATATCATCTCAAATGGGCAAGAAATTATCGATCCTTACCCAGATGAAGGCGTCAGTTTTAATGAGCCAGATAACACTGTGGACGATGTAATTTTAATTGATACAGCAATTAACTATAAGGTTTTTGATAACTTTTCCATATCTCTCACTGCGCACAATCTATTAGATGCTGACTACCAACAAGGTGGCACTACGTTACATCCTTATCCACAAGCAGGTCGGAATGTTCGCGCAACCTTGAGCTATTTATTTTAG
- a CDS encoding outer membrane protein assembly factor BamB family protein — MNYLILGMSGYVIAINKEDGNEVWRTKLKSSSITVVSSDHNRVYAASSGHLFCLDKATGEQVWTNPLKGLGYGTCIIDVGSQNASFANSAVSGTVAETAAVTATTAAAIAVSGSASAGDGG; from the coding sequence ATGAATTATTTAATATTAGGTATGAGTGGTTATGTCATTGCAATTAACAAAGAAGATGGCAATGAAGTATGGCGCACAAAACTGAAGTCGAGCAGCATTACTGTGGTTAGCAGTGATCACAACCGTGTCTATGCTGCGTCATCGGGGCACTTATTTTGTTTAGACAAAGCAACGGGTGAACAAGTATGGACGAATCCATTAAAAGGGTTGGGTTATGGCACGTGCATTATTGATGTAGGAAGCCAAAATGCTTCTTTTGCTAATAGCGCTGTTTCTGGAACTGTTGCTGAAACTGCAGCCGTTACTGCCACAACAGCTGCTGCAATTGCTGTATCAGGGTCTGCTTCAGCCGGTGATGGCGGCTAA
- a CDS encoding LruC domain-containing protein yields the protein MKLFYLFIALYCSAAFSLDSVKLKDTIKQGYGYIDLFRAQQSKNNLTASDLEFLRVSSSGNLVFAVDINEAANGTEKASTQGVTVDSVSLIIVRQGIESRYSQFSTPTSSLVARIGETTREFHYTLIGETGSSRITGSGLNDITAAFDSLLTVEVPDSIENADEAYLEVRLMQTNTSLGDPEAFYDYTAGFEDLALVNPSDAQFLADLSPGVDEAPLVVAQSQVTNPVDAWVYYPSSTSYYVVAYEDQYPNRGDYDFNDLVVGYRVGFGMTDTQVTSVIGVGYMIARGASANHNWHLHIPFSEQVSGNALVNLFKPDSTEQIDGYPQLQSIENRLNLKLYENTKHLMKVEGSDFANTLASQTPVKGHKFSFSFDLDNPISFSAIPAAPYDPYLHVLTTGYEIHLSGHLPQLSHSTNSGDVSTDFKDQAGYPYALVFPDQWLPPLEYTDLGDAYDNFVDYTMHSTQEYETWYKNPKQGKTKSISSAFWKW from the coding sequence ATGAAGCTATTTTATCTTTTTATTGCCCTTTATTGTTCAGCTGCTTTTAGTCTTGATTCGGTAAAATTAAAAGACACCATAAAGCAAGGGTATGGGTACATTGACTTATTTCGAGCACAGCAAAGTAAAAATAACCTTACAGCTTCCGATCTAGAATTTTTACGTGTGTCGAGTAGTGGGAATCTGGTATTTGCTGTTGATATTAATGAAGCGGCAAATGGTACAGAAAAAGCGTCGACCCAAGGAGTTACAGTTGATAGCGTGTCTTTAATTATTGTCCGTCAAGGTATTGAATCTCGCTATAGCCAGTTCTCAACACCCACTTCTAGCTTAGTGGCGAGAATAGGTGAAACCACTCGAGAATTTCACTACACCTTGATTGGTGAAACCGGGTCTTCTCGCATTACAGGGTCAGGGCTAAATGATATTACCGCAGCATTCGACAGCTTATTGACTGTTGAAGTGCCGGACTCTATTGAAAATGCCGATGAGGCTTACTTGGAAGTGCGTTTAATGCAAACGAACACCTCATTAGGTGATCCCGAAGCATTTTATGACTACACAGCAGGCTTTGAAGATCTTGCTTTGGTTAATCCTTCAGATGCACAGTTTCTTGCTGATTTATCGCCAGGTGTCGATGAAGCCCCTCTGGTTGTTGCACAATCTCAAGTAACTAATCCCGTTGATGCGTGGGTGTACTACCCGAGTAGCACATCTTATTACGTTGTTGCCTATGAAGACCAATATCCGAACCGTGGTGATTATGATTTTAATGATCTTGTTGTTGGTTACCGTGTCGGTTTCGGAATGACTGACACCCAAGTAACGTCAGTTATTGGTGTCGGGTATATGATTGCGCGAGGCGCTTCAGCGAATCATAATTGGCATCTGCACATTCCCTTTTCAGAACAGGTTTCAGGCAATGCACTCGTGAATTTGTTCAAACCAGATTCAACCGAGCAAATTGATGGTTACCCTCAGCTACAGTCTATTGAAAACCGCCTAAATCTTAAATTGTATGAAAATACCAAGCACCTAATGAAAGTAGAGGGTTCTGATTTCGCAAATACATTAGCATCACAAACACCGGTAAAAGGGCATAAATTCAGTTTTTCTTTTGACCTGGATAACCCAATTAGCTTTAGTGCAATCCCTGCAGCACCTTATGACCCATATTTACATGTACTTACTACGGGTTATGAGATTCATTTATCAGGGCATTTACCCCAGTTATCACATTCAACCAACAGCGGTGATGTATCTACTGACTTCAAAGATCAAGCTGGCTACCCTTACGCATTAGTTTTTCCTGATCAGTGGTTACCACCGCTCGAATACACCGATTTAGGCGATGCTTATGATAACTTTGTAGATTATACAATGCACAGTACACAAGAGTATGAAACTTGGTACAAAAACCCTAAACAAGGAAAAACGAAGTCTATCTCAAGTGCTTTTTGGAAATGGTAA
- a CDS encoding metallophosphoesterase, which yields MTRTALTTLVLLCLLFTNLICANTLYNDGPYLFYKNNHIEQIDIRKNTKQVSKYVGPLTIPQTFSANKVDSYEDVEKIAAISDIHGQFGIFKTLLINNKVVDQQLYWSYGRGHLIITGDIFDRGDTVTEALWLIYKLEQQALAAGGKLHYLLGNHEYMVLRDDQRYLHPKYLHTVTHFNNDLRQQYSEQSILGRWLRSKSTIIKVNDFVFLHGGIHQEFIDLNLSLEQANAAFRKTIGLSKEEVKANSTWRSLHSSNGPIWYRGYFRDQDLALAQVESILAKLNATQVIVGHTSMPTIETRFNGKVIAIDSSIKRGEKGELLLWENDKFSRGMLSGEQKPLQ from the coding sequence ATGACGCGCACTGCCTTAACCACATTAGTGTTACTTTGTTTGCTGTTTACCAACTTGATATGTGCAAACACACTTTATAATGATGGTCCTTATCTGTTCTATAAAAATAACCACATAGAACAAATCGATATTCGCAAGAATACGAAACAGGTCTCAAAGTATGTCGGGCCCCTCACTATCCCCCAAACCTTTTCAGCTAATAAGGTAGATAGCTATGAGGATGTTGAAAAAATCGCTGCAATAAGTGATATCCATGGTCAATTTGGTATTTTTAAAACCTTATTAATCAACAATAAGGTGGTCGACCAACAACTCTATTGGTCATATGGCCGAGGCCATTTAATTATTACTGGTGATATTTTTGACCGCGGTGATACCGTAACAGAAGCGCTTTGGTTGATATACAAATTAGAACAACAAGCACTAGCAGCTGGAGGTAAGCTGCATTACTTACTAGGTAATCATGAGTATATGGTATTACGTGACGATCAGCGTTACCTTCATCCTAAATACCTTCATACTGTAACTCACTTTAATAATGATTTGCGCCAACAGTATAGTGAGCAAAGTATTCTAGGCCGTTGGTTAAGAAGTAAATCAACAATTATTAAGGTTAATGATTTCGTCTTTTTACATGGCGGGATTCATCAAGAGTTTATCGACCTAAATTTAAGTTTAGAGCAAGCAAATGCTGCATTTCGTAAAACTATCGGGCTGTCAAAAGAGGAAGTCAAAGCCAACTCAACATGGCGCTCATTGCACAGTAGCAATGGCCCAATTTGGTACCGTGGCTACTTTCGGGATCAAGACTTAGCGTTAGCACAAGTAGAATCAATATTAGCAAAATTAAATGCAACACAGGTGATTGTCGGACATACATCCATGCCAACAATAGAAACCCGTTTCAATGGTAAAGTCATCGCAATTGATAGCTCGATAAAACGCGGTGAAAAAGGCGAGTTGCTACTGTGGGAAAATGACAAGTTTAGCCGAGGAATGCTCTCTGGCGAGCAAAAGCCATTGCAATAA
- a CDS encoding DUF4870 family protein translates to MTDQVVETNEKQDASAKNGAKINYVLYLASIILGITGLIAVIMAYVNRKDAPEWVQTHYQFQIRTFWIGLLYAVIGGILSVVGIGLLILLFYLVWLIVRCVKGLKALDKNEPIENPTSWMF, encoded by the coding sequence GTGACTGACCAGGTAGTTGAAACAAACGAAAAGCAAGATGCGTCGGCAAAAAATGGCGCTAAAATTAACTATGTGCTTTACCTTGCGAGTATAATTTTAGGTATCACAGGTCTTATTGCTGTGATTATGGCATATGTAAATCGAAAAGATGCGCCTGAGTGGGTTCAAACTCACTATCAATTCCAAATCCGAACATTCTGGATTGGCTTGTTGTATGCTGTGATTGGCGGTATTTTGTCTGTTGTCGGAATTGGTCTTCTAATTCTTCTTTTTTACCTAGTATGGTTAATCGTTCGTTGTGTGAAAGGGCTTAAAGCACTGGACAAAAACGAACCAATTGAAAACCCAACCTCTTGGATGTTCTAA
- the cysC gene encoding adenylyl-sulfate kinase, producing the protein MSDENIVWHNYHVEKSARVKQQGHKPCILWFTGLSGSGKSTVANALETALHEMGVHTYLLDGDNVRHGLCGDLGFTDEDRQENIRRVGEVAKLMVDAGLVVLSAFISPFQAERKMVRELVEDGEFIEVFLDTPLAVCETRDPKGLYKKARAGEIKNFTGIDSTYEAPENAEIILDTGANSVADSVNQIIAALKQRQII; encoded by the coding sequence ATGAGTGACGAAAATATTGTATGGCACAACTACCATGTAGAAAAATCAGCTCGCGTAAAGCAACAAGGCCATAAGCCATGCATTTTATGGTTCACAGGTTTATCCGGTTCAGGCAAAAGTACAGTTGCTAACGCCTTAGAAACGGCACTTCATGAGATGGGGGTTCACACCTACTTACTTGATGGTGATAATGTACGCCATGGGCTTTGCGGCGACCTTGGGTTTACTGATGAAGATCGTCAAGAGAATATTCGTCGCGTTGGTGAAGTCGCAAAATTAATGGTAGATGCAGGTCTTGTCGTTCTGAGTGCGTTTATTTCACCATTTCAAGCCGAACGTAAAATGGTACGTGAGCTAGTAGAAGACGGTGAGTTTATTGAAGTTTTCTTAGACACCCCGTTAGCTGTGTGTGAAACACGTGACCCGAAAGGGCTTTATAAAAAAGCGCGTGCCGGTGAAATTAAAAACTTTACAGGTATTGATTCAACCTATGAAGCACCAGAAAATGCTGAAATTATACTTGATACAGGCGCTAATTCAGTTGCTGATTCAGTAAACCAAATCATTGCTGCTTTGAAGCAACGCCAAATAATCTAA
- a CDS encoding response regulator yields MHIVRILVVDDSKATLEIVRRSLEGFGYRHLSIRKTNNPIDALSIIGQWQPHILLTDWNMPELSGIALIKAIRKKKLDTQIGMITTIEEPQQLEQALQAGADFVLSKPFDDEQLYEKLLPLVQGVEQSEIILDEIEELSEGLALPNLSQLEKSLIKLTSAELSINTIKPQIFDESKLPCIMAVFEDSETQKVRSVALLDIYAACILAKSNPNVTNGHIQRVIKSKRPSKYVMETSQEILQKAAVVFLDHQSRKSLRLKNANFIDQSFPKLESLYKTSANKRLDISLQIQPLAQGRITIIGF; encoded by the coding sequence ATGCATATTGTGAGAATACTTGTAGTAGACGATAGTAAGGCAACACTTGAAATTGTACGTCGCTCACTCGAAGGTTTCGGTTATCGCCACCTATCAATAAGAAAAACAAATAACCCTATCGATGCCCTTTCAATTATTGGGCAATGGCAACCGCATATCTTGCTTACTGATTGGAATATGCCGGAACTTAGCGGGATTGCTTTGATTAAAGCTATTCGCAAGAAAAAGCTGGACACTCAAATCGGCATGATCACAACAATTGAAGAACCACAGCAACTAGAGCAAGCACTGCAAGCTGGCGCTGACTTTGTTTTGAGTAAACCATTTGATGATGAGCAACTTTATGAAAAGCTTCTTCCTCTGGTGCAAGGAGTAGAGCAAAGTGAAATTATTCTCGATGAAATAGAAGAGCTTTCAGAAGGGCTAGCTCTGCCAAACCTTTCACAGTTAGAAAAAAGTTTAATCAAACTCACTTCGGCTGAGCTATCAATTAATACCATAAAGCCACAAATATTTGATGAATCTAAGTTGCCTTGCATTATGGCGGTGTTTGAAGACAGTGAAACACAAAAGGTACGTTCAGTAGCACTGCTAGATATTTATGCCGCATGCATCTTGGCAAAGAGTAACCCCAATGTAACTAATGGTCACATTCAACGTGTTATTAAATCTAAACGGCCAAGCAAATATGTGATGGAAACAAGCCAAGAAATATTGCAAAAAGCCGCGGTTGTCTTTCTTGATCACCAAAGTAGAAAAAGTTTACGGCTGAAGAATGCTAATTTTATCGATCAATCTTTTCCAAAACTCGAGAGTTTGTATAAAACATCAGCCAATAAGAGGCTAGATATTTCTTTGCAAATCCAACCATTGGCGCAAGGTCGCATTACCATTATAGGCTTTTAA
- a CDS encoding DUF3718 domain-containing protein, protein MKTLLLTASIALLSFTSTQSVAHNITPAIVSADSSADSSLCVAIAKDKPLLILKRLKQARLNKHQAKKVLRCNGMTASEFAYKHNAYKAIARLNLAEEKERYAHNSK, encoded by the coding sequence ATGAAAACGTTACTACTTACAGCAAGCATTGCATTACTTTCCTTCACCAGCACGCAAAGCGTTGCTCATAATATAACACCTGCTATTGTGAGTGCAGATTCTTCTGCAGACTCAAGTCTTTGCGTTGCAATAGCGAAAGATAAGCCATTACTTATTTTAAAGCGTTTAAAACAAGCTCGCCTTAATAAGCATCAAGCCAAAAAAGTATTACGTTGCAACGGCATGACAGCATCTGAGTTTGCATACAAGCACAATGCCTACAAAGCTATTGCTCGGTTGAACTTAGCCGAGGAGAAAGAACGATATGCTCACAATTCAAAGTAA